AAAGAAATTGCGAATAAAGCAACAATTGGTGGCACCGATGTTGATGAGAAGATCCCAACCGGTGATAAAGACCTATCAACTTCATTCAAATCAGTGAGTGATGCAAATGGTAACAATCAAGCAGAACCAGGTGAAGAACTTACCTATACAATTCATGCAATTAATACCGGAAAAGTTGAAGCGAAAGGCATTGTAATCCAAGATAAACTCAGCGAAGTACTTAAACATGTTAACGATCCACGCGCATCAGTCGTAGAAATCGATAACAATGGTACGAAGACACAAGCAACTGTTCAAGACTTAATCAATGGTATCACCATCGATCTTGCAGCAGGCGCAACTGCTACCTTTACATTCAAGGTAACCGTACTTGGAACCCTTGATGTAGATTTCGTGAAAGAAATTGCGAATCAAGCAACAATTGGTGGCATTGATGTCGATGAGAAAATCCCAACTGGTAATACAGACCTTTCAACATCATACAAATCAGTATCTGATGCAAATGGTAACAATAAAGCAGAACCAGGTGAAGAACTTACCTATACAATTCATGCAATTAATACCGGAAAAGTTGAAGCGAAAGGCATTGTAATCCAAGATAAACTCATTGAAGTACTCAAACATGTTAACGATCCACGCGCATCAATCGTAGAAATCGATAACAATGGTACGAAGACACAAGCAACTGTTCAAGACTTAATCAATGGTATTACCATCGATCTTGCAGCAGGCGCAACTGCAACCTTCACATTCAAAGTAACTGTCATTGATACACTTAATGTAAATACAGTGAAAGAAATTGCGAATAAAGCAACAATTGGTGGCATTGATGTTGATGAGAAGATTCCAACTGGTAATAAAGATCTTTCAACATCATACAAATCAGTGAGTGATGCAAATGGTGATGGTCTGGTTCAACCAGGTGAAGAACTTACCTATACCATCCATGCAATCAATACTGGAAACGTTACTGCTAAAGGTGTATTGGTACAAGATGAACTCATCGACGTATTGAAACACGTTGATGATCCACGTAACAATACATTAACACTCGATAACAATGGAACAATTTCTGTTCTCAAAGTTCAAGACTTGATGAATGGCGTAACGCTTGATATTGCTCAAGGCGGATATGCAACATTGACCTTTAAGGTTAAAGTTCTTAGCACCCTTGATGTGAAATCAGTGTCTGAAGTTGCGAATACCGCAACCATTGATGGAGACGATCACAAGATCATTATCCCAACAGGCGATGCAATCTTAGACTCAAGTAAGAGTGTTCAAGATGATAACCGTGATGGTTATGCATCACCAGGTGAGAAGATTACTTACCAATTGACTTCAAAGAACACTGGAACTGCGAAAGCAATCGGTGTTGAATTCAAGGATCAAATGGAAGACTTGTTGAAATATACATCAGTCAAACCAACAGATCAAGTAACCGTAACAAATGGTGGCGTGGTAACATTCATCACAATTCAAGACTTGATTAACGGAATTAACGTTGACATTAATGAAAATGAGACTGTAACACTTGTGTTTGAAACACAAATCCTCAGTGATCTTGATGTCGATGCCGTGACGAAGGTTGTAAATAAAGCGACAATTGGTAGTGAAGAGAAGATTGTGGAAATCCCAACAACCTCAAACACTGTAACTTCATACAAAGAAGTGAAAGATGCAAGCGGAGATGGCTATGCATCACCAGGCGAAGCACTCAATTACAAACTATCGATTAAGAATAACGGTAAAACCTCAATGAGTGATGTATTTGTACAAGATAAGATGGAAACACTTCTTAGCTACATCAAACCAGTCTCAGGTGATACAGTAACCATCAACAATAACGGAACCCTAAGTTCAGTATCAATCGATCAACTGATCAAAGGACTCTATGTGGATATTGCACCAGAAGCATTGGTTGAAATCACATTCACTGTGGTTATCATCGAAAATCTAAATACAACAGATGTTAAAGAAATATCGAATGTTGCGACACTTGGTGGCAAAACAGTCACTGAGAAGATCCCAACCGCAGATCCAAATCTAAACACATCGAAGAAAGTATCCGATGCAAACGGAAATAACGTTGCAGATAAAGGTGAAGTACTCTCCTATACAATCTCTGCAACAAACACAAGTAGTGTCGATGCTTATGGCGTACTCTTCTATGATTCACTTGTGGATGTATTACCATATGTAAACAACCCAAGTGATAATAAAGTAACCATTAACAATGCTGGCACAATCACTGAAAAGAAAGTCAGTGATCTACAACAAGGATTCTCAGTCGATCTCAAATCGAATGAAACCGTAAATGTTAGCTTTGAAGTAACAGTTAAGGAAGATATCAATGCGAAAGCAGGCGAAGTCATCCGAAATACAGCTACTGTTGGTAAATACGCGCCTACAATCGAAATACCATTGTTCCGCTCACCTGACCTACCAAAAACAGGTCTTAAGGAACATGTCATGATGCTCGAGAAATCTCTTGTAATCATCGGAACTGCATTACTCGCAATATCGATTATCGTGAAACGGAAAGAAGAACTAGAATAAGTAATTGAAGAGGTGTGATCTCAATAATTTGAGATCCCCTCTTGTCTTATTAGAGGTGAAGAATGAAGAAGAAAAACAAAGTTTTAATAGGTGGCATCGCTGGGCTTGTGGTTGTACTTGCGGTATTAATCGTTGTACTCATCGACCCATTTAAGAGTGAAGAAGAGAAAGTCACCAACAAGATTCAAAGTATTGGGGGAGTATTCTACGAAGATTTCTTCTATCCTCAACAAGTTCTAGGATTAAGCGAGGCAGAGATTGCACAGAAATTGACAGCATTTTCTACAGAAGGGATTTCAGTAAGTCTTGAAGATGTGAATAAAGTGATGGAAATCAGTGACAAAGTCAGTGACCCAATAAAAGAAGTCACCCGTGACGATGCTAAACTGGTTTGCAATCCATCAACAACCATCATCATTACACCAAAGGAACCATTCAGTAAAACAGATTATGACATTAGAGTCTCTTTAGACTGTAAATAAACAATTTAGACAGGAAGGCAAACATGGAAAATAACAAAGGATTTAACCTCGATGAAAATTACTCGGTAATTTCATCAGGTGTTACCATTCGTGGTAACATTGAGTCAAAAGACTCACTCAGTATCGCAGGCATTGTCGAAGGCGATGTGTACTGTGAGAAAGAAATCGAACTCGCACAAAATTGCACGATTCATGGTGATATTAAATCAGCATCCATCGCAATTAATGGTGCAGAAATTCGCGGAAATGTCAGCGTCGAAGATCGTTTCGTTCTCGACAAAGACTCAATTATTGTTGGTTCACTCAGCGCAAACAGCGCGCGTATCAATGGTCGCATTGATGGCCCTGTTAAAGTAAGTGGTGAAGTATCAATTGCTTCAACTGCAGTTGTGATTGGGGACTTAATGTCTTCATCATTAGTTGTTGAAAATGGCGCTCAATTAAAAGGGAGCTATACAGTGTATGTAGAAGAAGTACATGAAGAAGCAGATGCTTACATGCAAAGCAATGTTGATGAAATAGTAATTGAACACTATTACCAAGCACATGATTTCACGATGCCAGAGGAAAC
This DNA window, taken from Erysipelothrix larvae, encodes the following:
- a CDS encoding bactofilin family protein, with product MENNKGFNLDENYSVISSGVTIRGNIESKDSLSIAGIVEGDVYCEKEIELAQNCTIHGDIKSASIAINGAEIRGNVSVEDRFVLDKDSIIVGSLSANSARINGRIDGPVKVSGEVSIASTAVVIGDLMSSSLVVENGAQLKGSYTVYVEEVHEEADAYMQSNVDEIVIEHYYQAHDFTMPEETQPVEAVSEASVNQESYAQEDQNTNNEQFEG